The following proteins are co-located in the Rheinheimera salexigens genome:
- a CDS encoding FAD-dependent oxidoreductase produces MLINLISSWRLAALTATLVFIGGCSDKKLENQEATPTAAEAVIVIGAGLSGLNSALLLEEQGYKVTVLEAKNRVGGRIYTLDDVPGRPEAGGNTISANYARIIDRANKLGLTLTPAPDVVGGMRTMQLYIDGQFLDPQAWATFSGNTFPDPIKRVPPGSMIFAALRGNPLQQPSDWLQDEYQKYDVAIATVLDGMRLDERSKQLVNQTNSYGDTLDSTSLLALYRTAASYAKAGDIQGGLSAIAGGNQRLPEAMAAKLKRPVLLEKFVSSIALSDAGVVVTTSDGTKYEADYVISSIPLTALRKINITPALPPLQQRAINEIDYSKTLIVQLTVTGDYWGEQTPSLWTDTKIERIFATSLDDSGKVTNLTFWLTGANAEHFSGMQNEARDKALLDTFYAIYPKAEGLVTLQKVVDWSSDPLILGTWPAYKPGQITEFGNAIAPPHGRLHFAGEHTALSNTGMEGAMESSERVVSEILRNNSKHTVATAAIDPKSLFVTCMACHSLNEGEPHKLGPNLYGFFGQPAASREGFNYSPALKGASIVWDKPILREWLKTPEKVVPGTRMIYRGSLTEPELEQLIDYLITQTSSKVNP; encoded by the coding sequence CGCTGAAGCCGTTATTGTTATTGGTGCCGGTTTGTCGGGCTTAAACAGTGCTCTGCTATTAGAAGAACAAGGCTATAAAGTAACCGTTTTAGAAGCCAAAAATCGAGTAGGCGGCAGAATTTATACCCTTGATGATGTGCCAGGCCGGCCAGAAGCAGGCGGTAATACAATTAGTGCGAATTATGCCCGCATCATAGACCGAGCAAATAAACTAGGCTTAACCTTAACACCGGCACCTGACGTAGTTGGCGGTATGCGAACAATGCAGCTGTATATTGACGGCCAGTTCTTAGATCCTCAAGCTTGGGCTACTTTCTCTGGAAACACCTTTCCAGATCCTATTAAGCGCGTCCCTCCCGGCAGTATGATATTTGCTGCACTGCGTGGCAATCCTTTACAACAGCCAAGTGATTGGCTTCAAGATGAATATCAAAAATACGATGTAGCCATTGCGACCGTTTTGGACGGTATGAGATTAGACGAGCGCAGTAAGCAGCTAGTTAATCAGACCAATAGTTACGGTGATACTTTAGACTCTACATCTTTACTGGCGCTTTATAGAACCGCCGCTAGCTACGCTAAAGCTGGTGATATTCAAGGCGGCCTAAGTGCTATTGCAGGGGGTAATCAACGATTACCAGAAGCAATGGCGGCAAAATTAAAACGCCCGGTCTTGTTAGAGAAGTTTGTTAGCTCAATTGCATTAAGCGATGCAGGCGTGGTGGTAACAACTAGTGATGGCACTAAATATGAGGCCGACTATGTTATATCCTCAATTCCCTTAACAGCACTGCGTAAAATCAATATCACACCTGCTCTGCCGCCGTTGCAGCAACGTGCCATAAATGAAATTGATTACAGCAAAACCTTAATCGTGCAGTTGACTGTAACAGGTGATTACTGGGGCGAACAAACACCAAGCCTGTGGACCGATACAAAAATTGAGCGCATATTTGCTACCTCGCTTGACGACAGTGGCAAGGTGACTAACTTAACCTTTTGGTTAACTGGTGCGAACGCTGAACACTTTAGCGGCATGCAAAACGAAGCTCGCGATAAGGCCTTGTTAGACACTTTCTACGCTATTTACCCGAAAGCCGAAGGCTTAGTAACATTACAAAAAGTGGTAGACTGGAGTAGTGATCCACTAATTCTTGGTACTTGGCCGGCATATAAACCCGGACAAATAACTGAATTTGGCAATGCTATTGCCCCACCCCATGGCCGTTTGCATTTTGCTGGTGAACACACCGCACTATCAAACACCGGCATGGAAGGCGCAATGGAATCATCAGAGCGAGTTGTGAGTGAAATATTGCGCAATAACAGTAAACATACCGTTGCCACAGCTGCTATAGACCCAAAATCCTTATTCGTTACCTGTATGGCTTGTCATTCTTTAAATGAAGGCGAACCGCATAAGTTAGGACCTAATTTGTATGGCTTTTTTGGTCAACCCGCTGCAAGCCGCGAAGGTTTTAATTACTCACCAGCATTAAAAGGTGCAAGCATTGTATGGGACAAACCTATTTTAAGAGAATGGTTAAAAACACCTGAAAAAGTAGTGCCGGGAACGCGCATGATTTACCGCGGAAGTTTAACAGAGCCAGAACTTGAACAATTGATTGACTATTTAATTACCCAGACCAGCTCTAAGGTTAATCCATAG